Proteins co-encoded in one Halorussus lipolyticus genomic window:
- a CDS encoding aldo/keto reductase, producing MPMLGLGTYQMDEYDECVEAVRQAIQMGYRHIDTAEGYDNETAVGDAIVEAEIGRDDLFLATKVSPDNLDYDHVLTSAEEGLERLGVDSVDLLYVHWPTGEYEATDTMEAFSELREEGLIGEIGVSNFTVELLEEAIEAADEPIFANQVEMHPLLPQKNLRQFCAQDDVDVELVAYSPIARGDVSDVDELQEVAEKHDATPQQISLAWLREKEVTAIPKATSEEHLRENWLSLGVELDDEDIGKIDSIDERRRIVDPDEAPWNQ from the coding sequence ATGCCGATGCTCGGTCTGGGCACCTACCAGATGGACGAGTACGACGAGTGCGTCGAGGCGGTCAGGCAGGCCATCCAGATGGGCTACCGGCACATCGACACCGCCGAGGGCTACGACAACGAGACAGCAGTCGGCGACGCCATCGTGGAGGCCGAAATCGGGCGCGACGACCTCTTTCTGGCGACCAAAGTCAGTCCCGACAACCTCGACTACGACCACGTGCTGACCAGCGCCGAGGAGGGCCTCGAACGCCTCGGCGTGGATTCGGTGGACCTGCTGTACGTCCACTGGCCGACCGGCGAGTACGAGGCCACAGACACGATGGAGGCCTTCTCGGAACTCCGCGAGGAGGGCCTCATCGGGGAAATCGGCGTCTCGAACTTCACGGTCGAACTGCTGGAGGAGGCCATCGAGGCCGCCGACGAGCCGATTTTCGCCAATCAGGTCGAGATGCACCCACTGCTCCCCCAGAAGAACCTCCGGCAGTTCTGCGCCCAAGACGACGTGGACGTGGAACTGGTCGCCTACTCGCCAATCGCCCGCGGCGACGTGTCGGACGTGGACGAACTGCAGGAGGTCGCCGAGAAACACGACGCGACTCCTCAGCAAATCAGTTTGGCGTGGCTCCGCGAGAAGGAGGTCACCGCCATCCCGAAGGCCACCAGCGAGGAGCATCTGCGCGAAAACTGGCTGAGTCTCGGCGTGGAACTGGACGACGAGGACATCGGAAAAATCGACTCCATCGACGAGCGCCGGCGCATCGTGGACCCCGACGAGGCCCCGTGGAACCAGTGA
- a CDS encoding small ribosomal subunit Rsm22 family protein yields MNDELRRKVRENAKYLRNVRPIDADEIAEYIESQPHPGVVRQILREEAGSLGLVEREDRTFAPVEDEPIAPTFRGVEAFPPEYGHKLEDLLADRFGLDWQDGASGDELRSAIRKLKTDYYWNNPVEYDETAALGYAIYHLPDNYAVVQYVLHELGEEGLLGRDLRVLDVGAGVGGPALGMADYLPDDVLVRYDAIEPSAPAADIFDHMLEDAGRNFYAECHREVAEEFAVPDDREYDLLVFANVLNELDDPEAVVRRYLDSLADDGAVLAIEPADRETAIGLREVERAIADERNDATVFSPTLRLWPGERPTDRGWSFDVKPDLDVPGFQRKLDEGERGPDAEREGDAEDHPAPGSGEFVNRDVQFAYSILRPDGKRKLDFTADTGRTAKMAEMDRHVTNRIDLVAVKLSHSLAEGDRNPLFKVSDGSEAEDHFAVLTRETSLNRDLKRADYGDLLSFESVLALWNDDEEAYNLVVDEETVVDAVPV; encoded by the coding sequence ATGAACGACGAACTACGCCGGAAAGTCCGAGAGAACGCCAAGTACCTCCGGAACGTCCGGCCCATCGACGCCGACGAGATTGCAGAGTACATCGAGAGCCAACCCCATCCGGGCGTCGTCCGCCAGATTCTGCGCGAGGAGGCCGGGTCGCTCGGACTGGTCGAGCGCGAGGACCGAACGTTCGCGCCGGTCGAGGACGAACCCATCGCGCCGACCTTCCGCGGCGTCGAGGCCTTCCCGCCGGAGTACGGCCACAAACTGGAAGACCTGCTGGCCGACCGGTTCGGCCTCGACTGGCAGGACGGCGCGTCGGGCGACGAACTCCGGTCGGCGATTCGCAAGTTGAAGACCGACTACTACTGGAACAACCCGGTCGAGTACGACGAGACGGCCGCGCTGGGCTACGCCATCTACCACCTGCCCGATAACTACGCGGTGGTCCAGTACGTCCTCCACGAACTCGGCGAGGAGGGCCTGCTGGGCCGGGACCTCCGGGTCCTCGACGTGGGCGCTGGCGTCGGCGGCCCGGCGCTCGGGATGGCCGACTACCTGCCCGACGACGTGCTGGTGCGCTACGACGCCATCGAACCCAGCGCCCCCGCGGCCGACATCTTCGACCACATGCTCGAAGACGCGGGCCGGAACTTCTACGCCGAGTGCCACCGCGAGGTCGCCGAGGAGTTCGCGGTCCCGGACGACCGGGAGTACGACCTCCTCGTGTTCGCCAACGTCCTCAACGAACTCGACGACCCCGAGGCCGTCGTCCGGCGGTATCTCGATTCGCTGGCCGACGACGGCGCGGTCCTCGCTATCGAACCCGCCGACCGGGAGACCGCCATCGGTCTCCGGGAGGTCGAGCGCGCCATCGCCGACGAACGAAACGACGCCACCGTCTTCTCGCCGACGCTTCGGCTCTGGCCCGGCGAGCGACCGACCGACCGCGGGTGGTCCTTCGACGTGAAACCCGATTTGGACGTGCCGGGCTTCCAGCGCAAACTGGACGAAGGCGAGCGCGGTCCCGACGCCGAGCGCGAAGGCGATGCTGAAGACCATCCGGCCCCCGGAAGCGGCGAGTTCGTCAACCGGGACGTGCAGTTCGCCTACTCGATTCTCCGGCCCGACGGCAAGCGAAAGCTGGATTTCACCGCCGACACCGGCCGAACGGCCAAGATGGCCGAGATGGACCGCCACGTCACCAACCGCATCGACCTCGTGGCGGTCAAACTCAGCCACTCGCTGGCAGAGGGCGACCGCAACCCGCTGTTCAAAGTCAGCGACGGGAGCGAGGCCGAGGACCACTTCGCCGTCCTGACCCGCGAGACATCGCTGAACCGCGACCTGAAGCGCGCGGACTACGGCGACCTGCTGTCGTTCGAGAGCGTGCTGGCGCTGTGGAACGACGACGAGGAGGCCTACAATCTGGTCGTGGACGAGGAGACCGTCGTAGACGCGGTTCCGGTATAG
- a CDS encoding GNAT family N-acetyltransferase, with the protein MSADATESDPDAASSADHPEFPHPPRTFTDGAGRAIRFRAVDDSAESSDDRDALTAMYDDFGPADRAQGIPPASPRRREDWLDRLSAGIEVVGWHDERAVAHGILLGGGPGHELALFVHPDYRRAGVGSATIRTLLGRGRSAGVERVWLSVQRTNRPAVRLYRNVGFETAGSGTGELEMARSL; encoded by the coding sequence ATGAGCGCGGACGCCACCGAGTCCGACCCGGACGCCGCATCGAGTGCCGACCACCCCGAATTCCCGCACCCTCCTCGGACGTTCACCGACGGCGCGGGACGCGCGATTCGATTCCGCGCTGTAGATGACTCCGCCGAGTCCTCCGACGACCGCGACGCGCTGACAGCGATGTACGACGACTTCGGCCCGGCCGACCGGGCACAGGGCATCCCGCCGGCGAGTCCGCGACGGCGCGAGGACTGGCTCGACAGGCTCTCTGCGGGCATCGAGGTCGTGGGATGGCACGACGAGCGAGCGGTCGCTCACGGCATTTTGCTCGGCGGCGGGCCGGGCCACGAACTCGCACTGTTCGTCCACCCGGACTACCGCCGGGCGGGGGTCGGGTCCGCGACGATTCGGACCCTCCTCGGGCGAGGCCGGTCGGCGGGCGTCGAGCGCGTTTGGCTCTCGGTCCAGCGGACGAACCGCCCGGCGGTCCGACTCTACCGCAACGTGGGCTTCGAAACCGCCGGGTCCGGAACTGGCGAGTTGGAGATGGCCCGCTCGCTGTGA
- a CDS encoding carboxylate--amine ligase, with protein MATFRSFEDLRDALADADFDRPPAIVCNAHVTGLSVARALKARDVPVIAIDRNEKGVAPYSEAVDFAGRVTYPLDDEEGFCEDVEALSAELDHEPIAFGCMDEWVHAFSRTEPEGVKLPFADRSTIDRVLDKESLYAVAEELGVPYPETYRIAETDPAETDGATGAIEDRESVPASEAAERLGFPLVVKPALKRKFSEAVGTNVIEVADEAEFEDVVANAADEGIRVMAQEKVPKVQGEDCSLASYVPESGDPVSFVGNARVRYPLGYGTSCVVERATGDSAREVEQNALAVLEETDYYGISEAEFLYDGEREEYVLIDVNTRPWKWISLPVQAGANLPLAAYSDAVGDEYEQEAIRDARWVYLADYLQLLSSDDGFSDVLARDDWLSFLSGDFETSDDLTTGVYRPSDPAPAYQLLSTEFGTAEYYCSC; from the coding sequence ATGGCCACGTTTCGCTCCTTCGAGGACCTCCGCGACGCGCTCGCAGACGCCGACTTCGACCGCCCGCCGGCAATCGTCTGCAACGCCCACGTCACCGGTCTGAGCGTCGCTCGCGCGCTGAAAGCCCGCGACGTACCGGTCATCGCTATCGACCGAAACGAGAAGGGGGTCGCGCCCTACTCCGAGGCCGTCGATTTCGCGGGGCGGGTCACGTACCCGCTGGACGACGAGGAGGGCTTTTGCGAGGACGTAGAAGCCCTCTCGGCCGAACTCGACCACGAGCCGATTGCGTTCGGGTGCATGGACGAGTGGGTCCACGCCTTCTCCCGGACCGAACCCGAGGGCGTGAAACTCCCGTTCGCCGACCGCTCGACCATCGACCGCGTGCTGGACAAAGAATCGCTCTACGCCGTCGCGGAAGAACTCGGAGTTCCCTACCCCGAGACCTACCGCATCGCCGAGACCGACCCCGCCGAAACCGACGGCGCGACCGGCGCAATCGAGGACCGCGAGAGCGTCCCCGCCAGCGAGGCCGCAGAGCGACTGGGGTTCCCGCTCGTGGTCAAACCCGCCCTCAAGCGCAAGTTCTCCGAGGCGGTCGGCACCAACGTCATCGAAGTCGCCGACGAGGCCGAATTCGAGGACGTGGTGGCCAACGCCGCCGACGAGGGCATCCGTGTGATGGCCCAAGAGAAGGTGCCCAAGGTGCAGGGCGAGGACTGCTCGCTGGCCTCCTACGTCCCCGAATCCGGCGACCCGGTTTCCTTCGTCGGCAACGCCCGCGTTCGGTACCCTCTCGGGTACGGGACCTCCTGCGTGGTCGAGCGCGCCACCGGCGACTCGGCCCGTGAGGTCGAACAGAACGCGCTCGCGGTCCTCGAAGAAACCGACTACTACGGCATCAGCGAGGCCGAATTCCTCTACGACGGCGAGCGCGAGGAGTACGTCCTCATCGACGTGAACACTCGCCCGTGGAAGTGGATTTCACTGCCGGTGCAGGCCGGCGCGAACCTCCCGCTGGCGGCCTATAGCGATGCTGTCGGTGACGAGTACGAGCAGGAAGCAATCCGGGACGCGCGCTGGGTCTACCTCGCGGACTACCTGCAACTGCTGTCATCTGACGACGGCTTTTCGGACGTGTTGGCCCGCGACGACTGGCTTTCGTTCCTCTCGGGCGACTTCGAGACCAGCGACGACCTCACGACCGGGGTGTATCGACCGAGCGACCCCGCTCCGGCGTACCAACTCCTCAGCACCGAGTTCGGGACCGCCGAATACTACTGCTCCTGTTGA
- a CDS encoding homing endonuclease associated repeat-containing protein, whose product MAEVTRENLLDALQRLAEELGETPTSMEMNDQGEYSASPYQDEFGGWNNALREAGLELNQPRRIPTDDLLNEIRRLARELNQTPTKKQLNEQGEYCSRTYQTRFGSWNEAIRQAGLEPNQRISKSAFRERPDTCRLCGETPDDELDFHHWRYGENKVGCYLCRECHDAVHSDGARPDNNPEWLMEAVENLIRYHEKHSEDTSPRAITTRYNIPSQGLVESVISNME is encoded by the coding sequence ATGGCCGAGGTCACGAGAGAGAATCTGCTTGACGCACTTCAACGACTCGCAGAGGAACTCGGTGAAACACCGACATCTATGGAGATGAATGACCAAGGAGAGTATTCCGCATCACCATACCAAGATGAATTCGGAGGATGGAACAACGCCCTCCGTGAGGCAGGGTTAGAACTAAATCAACCGAGGAGAATACCGACTGATGACTTATTAAACGAAATCAGGCGGCTTGCTAGGGAACTCAATCAAACACCGACTAAAAAACAACTCAATGAACAAGGAGAATACTGTAGTCGAACTTACCAAACAAGATTTGGAAGTTGGAACGAAGCAATCCGTCAAGCAGGGTTAGAACCGAACCAGCGAATCTCAAAATCTGCATTCCGGGAACGCCCCGACACATGCCGACTTTGTGGCGAAACCCCCGATGACGAATTGGATTTTCACCATTGGCGGTATGGTGAGAACAAAGTTGGCTGTTACCTCTGCCGTGAATGTCACGATGCTGTCCATAGTGACGGCGCACGACCAGACAACAATCCAGAGTGGCTAATGGAGGCTGTCGAGAACTTAATTCGGTACCACGAGAAACACTCTGAAGATACCAGCCCCCGAGCAATCACCACACGTTATAATATCCCTTCTCAAGGGCTTGTAGAGTCCGTTATATCGAATATGGAGTAG
- the surE gene encoding 5'/3'-nucleotidase SurE, translating into MTATREILLTNDDGIDSPGIRALYDALSEVGNVTTVAPADDQSAVGRAMTYEFSVHEHELGYAVEGTPTDCVVAGLAELGPYPDIVVSGCNEGANIGAHILGRSGTVSAAVEAAFFGVPAISASLHIPQSEWPRETSIEEYDEVAEAVRYLVEHTPDAGVFEDAEYLNVNAPLPSEGHTPMVVTRPSHVYDMDATEENGRVTLHDHTWGQMEGENLPDPEGTDRRAVYEGKISVSPLTAPHTTEHHEALDGLAERF; encoded by the coding sequence ATGACCGCGACCCGCGAAATCCTCCTGACGAACGACGACGGGATTGACAGTCCCGGCATTCGCGCCCTCTACGACGCCCTCTCGGAGGTCGGCAACGTCACGACCGTCGCGCCCGCCGACGACCAGAGCGCGGTCGGGCGGGCGATGACCTACGAGTTCTCGGTCCACGAACACGAACTGGGCTACGCCGTCGAAGGGACCCCAACCGACTGCGTGGTGGCCGGCCTCGCCGAACTCGGTCCCTACCCCGACATCGTGGTCTCGGGGTGCAACGAGGGCGCGAACATCGGCGCGCACATCCTCGGTCGCTCGGGCACCGTCAGCGCCGCCGTCGAGGCCGCCTTCTTCGGGGTCCCCGCCATCTCGGCCTCGCTCCACATCCCACAGAGCGAGTGGCCCCGCGAGACGAGTATCGAGGAGTACGACGAAGTGGCCGAGGCGGTGCGCTACCTCGTGGAACACACCCCCGACGCGGGCGTCTTCGAGGACGCCGAGTATCTGAACGTCAACGCGCCCTTGCCCAGCGAGGGCCACACGCCGATGGTCGTCACGCGCCCCTCGCACGTCTACGACATGGACGCCACCGAGGAGAACGGCCGGGTCACGCTCCACGACCACACGTGGGGGCAGATGGAGGGCGAGAACTTGCCCGACCCCGAGGGGACCGACCGCCGGGCGGTCTACGAGGGCAAAATCAGCGTCTCGCCGCTGACCGCGCCGCACACGACCGAACACCACGAGGCGCTGGACGGCCTCGCCGAGCGGTTCTGA
- a CDS encoding Gfo/Idh/MocA family oxidoreductase, with product MKLLVVGAGEMGRWFGAVVAARIEEADVAFADADPETAEEAAAEVGESAPCRAVSLSTDERFDAVCVAVPMSAAEAAIEDHAPKAEEALVDVTGQMTAPVAVMRSAAPDRERVSLHPLFAPSNAPGNVAVVADQRGPTTDRILDALETEGNLLVETSAGEHDEAMETVQAKTHAAVLSFGLAGDDVPEGLTTPIFEELSAVAEQVTGNAPEVYAEIQDAFGGAEEIARAARRLADADEAEFAELYRDASEPADETRDRRDDEP from the coding sequence ATGAAGCTACTCGTCGTCGGTGCGGGCGAGATGGGCCGGTGGTTCGGCGCGGTCGTAGCGGCGCGAATCGAGGAGGCCGACGTTGCCTTCGCCGACGCCGACCCCGAGACTGCCGAGGAGGCCGCCGCCGAAGTCGGCGAGTCGGCCCCCTGCCGCGCGGTCTCGCTCTCGACCGACGAGCGATTCGACGCGGTGTGCGTGGCGGTCCCGATGTCGGCCGCCGAGGCGGCCATCGAAGACCACGCGCCGAAGGCCGAGGAGGCCCTCGTGGACGTGACGGGCCAGATGACAGCCCCGGTGGCTGTGATGCGCTCGGCGGCCCCGGACCGGGAGCGCGTGAGCCTCCATCCCCTGTTCGCGCCGAGCAACGCGCCGGGCAACGTCGCAGTCGTTGCCGACCAGCGAGGACCGACCACCGACCGGATTCTGGACGCGCTGGAGACCGAGGGGAACCTCCTCGTGGAAACCTCGGCCGGCGAACACGACGAGGCGATGGAGACGGTACAGGCCAAGACCCACGCCGCAGTCCTCTCGTTCGGCCTCGCCGGTGACGACGTGCCAGAGGGACTGACGACCCCGATTTTCGAGGAGTTGTCGGCGGTCGCCGAGCAGGTCACGGGCAACGCGCCCGAAGTCTACGCCGAGATTCAGGACGCCTTCGGCGGGGCCGAGGAGATAGCTAGGGCCGCGAGGCGTCTGGCCGACGCCGACGAAGCCGAGTTCGCGGAGTTGTACCGGGACGCGAGCGAACCCGCGGACGAGACGCGGGACAGACGGGACGACGAACCATGA
- a CDS encoding LLM class flavin-dependent oxidoreductase — protein sequence MASDYIHLNLFTMNSVEHVTTGNWRTPGDQSHRYTDMEYWLDVARTAERGGFDAVFFADVRGIYDVYGGDSDTAVEKAVQTPANDPQALVPAMATVTDNLGFAVTRSTTYVHPYQLARELSTLDHVTDGRVAFNIVTSYLESAARNLGLDERMDRQTRYDRADEFMDVCHRLWEESWDDDAVVRDKERGIYTDPEKVRDIDFEGEYFEVPDAHSCEPSPQRTPVLYQAGSSDRGRDFAANNAEAVFVSQPTEDGVRDYIQDLRSRAEERGRNPDELRFFPGVVPIVGETEEVAQKKYETYAENVDYEATLALLAGFIDMDFSELDPDQKVEHIETDAIQGAVNAFTKNDPDRDWTVGEVAEFAGLGSTSPVIVGNPEQVADELQYWYEEVGVDGFNLKEVVRPGTLRDFVDMVVPVLRERGLVRDEYEGDTLRENLFEEKGRTRLADDHPARK from the coding sequence ATGGCCAGCGACTACATCCACCTCAACCTGTTCACGATGAACTCGGTCGAACACGTCACGACCGGGAACTGGCGGACGCCGGGCGACCAATCCCATCGCTACACCGACATGGAGTACTGGCTCGACGTGGCCCGGACCGCAGAGCGCGGCGGCTTCGACGCCGTATTCTTCGCCGACGTGCGGGGCATCTACGACGTGTACGGCGGCGACAGCGACACTGCGGTCGAGAAGGCGGTCCAGACGCCCGCCAACGACCCCCAAGCACTCGTCCCGGCGATGGCCACCGTCACCGACAATTTGGGATTCGCGGTGACGCGCTCGACCACCTACGTCCACCCCTACCAACTCGCCCGCGAACTCTCGACGCTCGACCACGTGACCGACGGCCGAGTCGCGTTCAACATCGTCACGTCGTACCTCGAAAGCGCGGCCCGGAATCTGGGACTGGACGAGCGCATGGACCGCCAGACCCGGTACGACCGCGCCGACGAGTTCATGGACGTGTGCCACCGCCTCTGGGAGGAGAGCTGGGACGACGACGCGGTAGTCCGCGACAAGGAGCGGGGCATCTACACCGACCCCGAGAAGGTCCGCGACATCGACTTCGAGGGCGAGTACTTCGAAGTCCCCGACGCCCACAGTTGTGAACCCTCTCCTCAGCGCACGCCGGTCCTGTATCAGGCCGGGTCGTCGGACCGCGGTCGGGACTTCGCCGCGAACAACGCCGAGGCCGTCTTCGTCAGCCAACCGACCGAGGACGGCGTGCGGGATTATATTCAAGACCTTCGCTCGCGCGCGGAGGAGCGCGGCCGAAACCCCGACGAACTCCGCTTTTTCCCCGGCGTGGTCCCCATCGTGGGCGAAACCGAGGAGGTCGCCCAGAAAAAGTACGAGACCTACGCCGAAAACGTTGATTACGAGGCGACCCTCGCATTACTTGCCGGTTTCATTGACATGGACTTCTCGGAGTTGGACCCCGACCAGAAAGTCGAACACATCGAGACCGACGCGATTCAGGGCGCGGTCAACGCCTTCACCAAGAACGACCCCGACCGCGACTGGACCGTGGGCGAAGTCGCCGAGTTCGCGGGCTTGGGGTCCACGTCCCCGGTCATCGTCGGGAATCCCGAGCAGGTCGCCGACGAACTCCAGTACTGGTACGAGGAGGTCGGCGTAGACGGGTTCAATCTCAAAGAGGTCGTCCGGCCGGGCACCCTCCGGGACTTCGTGGACATGGTGGTGCCCGTCCTGCGGGAGCGCGGACTGGTCCGCGACGAGTACGAGGGCGACACCCTCCGCGAAAATCTTTTCGAGGAGAAAGGTCGGACGCGACTCGCCGACGACCATCCGGCGCGGAAGTAA